The proteins below are encoded in one region of Streptomyces roseirectus:
- a CDS encoding LAETG motif-containing sortase-dependent surface protein has translation MSRTQYSTSRRARSLALLAATAFATSAAPLLFAAPANATTGADCSAATIQYRLAGGDWTSTGGFRTWSSGLDKVEVRLAAGQQIGADCKYPVSLAEYTTEGPSWATSGTQTLVDKATVYLGADDVAGQDDTGRTWQQLSVKTPDCYGQIDLYGDDVTYDGGTGEGHGPAPYQPGNVATPQHLIAAWNGGDKKCAAEETPSTPPSTPGVPEEPSTPPASPTPTPPSAGEVTPPAPTTPGSDETPPTTPEVPPLTSTPPATPSPSPSASTPPLAETGASTPVGPIAGGAAAVVAIGAGALYFANRRKKGAAQ, from the coding sequence TTGTCCCGTACGCAGTACTCCACGTCGCGGCGCGCCAGAAGCCTGGCGCTGCTCGCGGCGACGGCCTTCGCCACCTCCGCCGCGCCCCTCCTCTTCGCGGCCCCGGCGAACGCCACGACCGGTGCCGACTGCTCCGCCGCCACCATCCAGTACCGCCTGGCGGGCGGCGACTGGACCTCCACCGGCGGCTTCCGCACCTGGAGCTCCGGCCTCGACAAGGTCGAGGTCCGCCTGGCGGCCGGCCAGCAGATCGGCGCCGACTGCAAGTACCCCGTCTCGCTCGCCGAGTACACGACCGAGGGCCCGAGCTGGGCCACCTCCGGCACGCAGACCCTCGTCGACAAGGCCACCGTCTACCTCGGCGCCGACGACGTCGCCGGCCAGGACGACACCGGCCGCACCTGGCAGCAGCTCAGCGTGAAGACGCCCGACTGCTACGGCCAGATCGACCTCTACGGCGACGACGTCACCTACGACGGCGGCACCGGCGAGGGCCACGGCCCCGCGCCCTACCAGCCCGGGAACGTCGCCACACCGCAGCACCTCATAGCCGCGTGGAACGGCGGCGACAAGAAGTGCGCGGCCGAGGAGACCCCCTCGACGCCGCCGTCGACGCCCGGCGTCCCCGAGGAGCCCAGCACCCCGCCGGCCTCCCCGACCCCGACCCCGCCGTCCGCCGGCGAGGTCACCCCGCCCGCGCCCACCACCCCGGGCTCGGACGAGACCCCGCCGACCACGCCCGAGGTGCCGCCGCTGACGTCGACCCCGCCGGCCACGCCGTCGCCGTCGCCCAGCGCGTCCACGCCGCCGCTGGCCGAGACCGGCGCGAGCACGCCGGTCGGGCCGATCGCGGGCGGGGCCGCGGCGGTCGTCGCCATCGGCGCGGGCGCCCTGTACTTCGCGAACCGCCGCAAGAAGGGCGCCGCGCAGTAG
- the nagZ gene encoding beta-N-acetylhexosaminidase: protein MTPSARPALPAALDEAAHRCLVAGFAGTTTVPDDLVELIHRGLGGVILFTRNIRDADQVRELTSTLRNLRSDLLIAIDNEGGGIGHLVTAGAPEVPGNYALGVVDDPALTAACADALAAHLASLGIGVSYAPVADLQHRGENPIVRTRAFGSDPAVVARHLEAWISATEARGVASCAKHFPGHGGTVTDSHYELAVDPRESTELDLAPFRAAIGAGVPMLMSAHVVFPALDPALPATLSPYILGELLRGELGFDGVLVSDALEMKAIADGYGEAAGARLALAAGADQVIVAVPELATTLACRDAVLGALRDGSLGEERVGEAAARVRRLADRYATPAVPGEAGSEEAGLAAARRAVDKGELASAVAGAYVVDLFPRPHPALNWGGESLVSAVREVDPGADGVAVAGEPEDREEAVAEVLKEAAGRPLVVATCDAELYPWQGWVKKALVAARPDAVLVATGLPGAGDAGAVLSYGRGRVNLRAVAEVVAEPRTGTAPRP from the coding sequence GTGACCCCATCTGCGCGCCCCGCCCTCCCCGCCGCCCTCGACGAGGCCGCCCACCGCTGCCTCGTCGCCGGTTTCGCCGGGACGACCACCGTGCCCGACGACCTCGTAGAGCTGATCCACCGAGGGCTCGGCGGGGTCATCCTCTTCACCCGCAACATCCGCGACGCCGACCAGGTACGCGAGCTGACGTCCACCCTGCGGAACCTGCGGTCCGATCTGCTGATCGCCATCGACAACGAGGGCGGCGGGATCGGCCACCTCGTCACCGCCGGGGCGCCCGAGGTGCCCGGCAACTACGCGCTCGGCGTCGTCGACGACCCCGCGCTGACCGCCGCCTGCGCGGACGCGCTCGCCGCGCACCTCGCGAGCCTCGGCATCGGGGTGTCGTACGCGCCCGTCGCGGACCTCCAGCACCGGGGGGAGAACCCCATCGTCCGCACGCGCGCCTTCGGGTCCGACCCTGCCGTGGTCGCCCGGCACCTTGAGGCGTGGATCTCCGCGACCGAGGCGCGGGGGGTGGCGTCCTGCGCGAAACACTTCCCCGGACACGGGGGGACCGTCACCGACAGCCACTACGAACTCGCCGTCGACCCCCGGGAGTCGACGGAGCTGGACCTCGCGCCGTTCCGGGCGGCGATCGGGGCGGGGGTGCCCATGCTGATGAGCGCGCACGTGGTGTTCCCGGCGCTCGACCCCGCGCTGCCCGCGACCCTGAGCCCTTACATCCTCGGGGAGTTGCTGCGCGGGGAGCTGGGGTTCGACGGGGTGCTCGTGAGTGACGCGCTGGAGATGAAGGCCATCGCCGACGGGTACGGGGAGGCCGCGGGGGCCCGGCTCGCGCTGGCCGCCGGGGCGGACCAGGTGATCGTCGCCGTACCGGAGTTGGCGACCACGCTGGCGTGCCGGGACGCGGTGCTCGGGGCGCTGCGCGACGGCTCGCTCGGCGAGGAACGGGTGGGGGAGGCGGCGGCCCGCGTGCGGCGGCTCGCCGACCGGTACGCGACACCCGCGGTGCCGGGTGAGGCCGGTTCGGAGGAGGCGGGGCTGGCGGCCGCCCGACGGGCCGTGGACAAGGGGGAGTTGGCGTCCGCGGTGGCGGGGGCGTACGTCGTGGACCTGTTCCCCCGGCCCCACCCCGCGCTGAACTGGGGCGGGGAGAGCCTGGTGAGCGCCGTGCGGGAGGTCGACCCGGGCGCGGACGGGGTGGCGGTCGCCGGGGAGCCCGAGGACCGGGAGGAGGCGGTGGCCGAGGTGCTGAAGGAGGCCGCCGGGCGGCCGTTGGTGGTGGCCACCTGTGACGCCGAGCTGTATCCGTGGCAGGGGTGGGTGAAGAAGGCGCTGGTCGCCGCGCGGCCGGACGCGGTGCTGGTGGCGACCGGGCTGCCGGGGGCCGGGGACGCGGGGGCCGTGCTGTCCTACGGGCGGGGGAGGGTGAACCTGCGGGCCGTGGCCGAGGTGGTGGCGGAGCCGCGCACCGGCACGGCTCCGCGCCCCTGA
- a CDS encoding glycoside hydrolase 5 family protein has translation MDPRPEEHAISTTPPATELRFGVNYTPRRGWFHAWHDFDARHAREDLAQIAELGLDHIRVFHLWPLLQPNRTLIRTTAVDQLAHLVDLAAEVDLDVMVDGVQGHLSSFDFYPEWTRSWHHRNVFTDPEAIEAQATLLRTLGKALAGRPNLIGLQLGNELNNLVEHNPVTVHEVDHYLDTLLAAARDGLGTAGLVTHSAYDAAWYGDDHPFTPQASARKGDVTTVHPWVFSGDCARRYGPRSPQVHHLAEYGTELAKAYATDPARPVWVQETGAPEPHIPAADAPLFARETLLNAASCTNLWGITWWCSHDVDRSLADYPELEYTLGLFDSQGKPKPIAEAIEETITEVRTLPLTPSPRTAALVLDCTPSTRSTSGPGGAFFEEWMRLRAQGVRPAVVLAEHAGDSTYLAARGVTELIDAG, from the coding sequence GTGGATCCGCGACCCGAGGAGCACGCCATCAGCACCACGCCACCTGCCACGGAACTCCGCTTCGGCGTCAACTACACCCCACGCCGGGGCTGGTTCCACGCCTGGCACGACTTCGACGCGCGGCACGCCCGCGAGGACCTGGCGCAGATCGCCGAACTCGGCCTCGACCACATCCGCGTCTTCCACCTCTGGCCCCTCCTCCAGCCCAACCGCACCCTCATCCGCACCACGGCCGTGGACCAGCTGGCCCACCTGGTGGACCTCGCGGCGGAGGTGGACCTCGACGTGATGGTGGACGGCGTCCAGGGCCACCTGTCGAGCTTCGACTTCTACCCGGAGTGGACCCGCAGCTGGCACCACCGCAACGTGTTCACCGACCCCGAGGCGATCGAGGCCCAGGCGACCCTGCTGCGCACCCTCGGCAAGGCCCTCGCCGGCCGCCCCAACCTGATCGGCCTGCAACTCGGCAACGAGCTGAACAACCTCGTCGAGCACAACCCCGTGACGGTCCACGAGGTGGACCACTACCTCGACACGCTCCTCGCCGCCGCCCGCGACGGCCTCGGCACCGCCGGTCTCGTGACCCACTCCGCGTACGACGCCGCCTGGTACGGCGACGACCACCCCTTCACCCCGCAGGCGTCGGCCCGCAAGGGCGACGTCACCACCGTCCACCCCTGGGTCTTCTCCGGCGACTGCGCCCGCCGCTACGGCCCGCGCTCCCCGCAGGTCCACCACCTCGCCGAGTACGGCACGGAGCTGGCGAAGGCGTACGCGACCGACCCCGCCCGCCCGGTCTGGGTCCAGGAGACCGGCGCCCCCGAGCCCCACATCCCCGCCGCCGACGCCCCCCTCTTCGCCCGCGAGACCCTGCTCAACGCGGCGAGCTGCACGAACCTGTGGGGCATCACGTGGTGGTGCTCCCACGACGTGGACCGCAGCCTCGCGGACTACCCCGAACTCGAGTACACGCTGGGCCTGTTCGACTCCCAGGGCAAGCCGAAGCCGATCGCGGAGGCGATCGAGGAGACGATCACGGAGGTCCGCACGCTCCCCCTGACCCCGTCGCCGCGCACGGCGGCGCTGGTCCTGGACTGCACCCCGTCGACGAGGTCGACGTCGGGTCCGGGGGGCGCGTTCTTCGAGGAGTGGATGCGGCTGCGCGCGCAAGGCGTGCGTCCGGCCGTGGTCCTGGCCGAACACGCCGGGGACTCCACGTACTTGGCGGCACGTGGAGTCACGGAGCTGATCGACGCCGGGTGA
- a CDS encoding N-acetylglucosamine kinase, whose protein sequence is MNSDLNQVLVCDEGPAYVLGVDAGGTRTRAVLADAADGRPLAEGASGPGNALTVPVERVTAHLTEAIGAALRGAAVPGRVVAVAGGFAGAASVRAAPPGREAGDAEDAGEGTSNGSTRADAPAPQDPAEEPGRRHARAALTAALAHLGVPLPPITIHSDIEAAFAGAPGHPAAGLALIAGTGSVAARVEGRVLVATSGGDGWLLGDEGSGFWIGRRAVRAALRAADGRGEPTTLVTSVGRALGIPQALLPPQTSDHLASPHPSSPWPLSHRAAYRAHLLPAVMERRPTDLAAHAPLVTRAADDGDEVARQILREAAAALVETVAALSPRPGEPLVVTGGLLAPAGPLLTPLTEHLAPLGLTIAPVTDGSAGAVALARLAAKR, encoded by the coding sequence ATGAATAGTGATTTGAACCAAGTCTTGGTCTGCGACGAGGGCCCCGCTTACGTCCTCGGCGTCGACGCCGGAGGCACCCGCACCCGCGCGGTCCTCGCGGACGCCGCCGACGGCCGCCCCCTCGCCGAGGGCGCCTCCGGGCCGGGCAACGCCCTGACCGTCCCGGTCGAGCGCGTCACCGCGCACCTGACCGAGGCGATCGGCGCGGCCCTGCGGGGCGCCGCCGTGCCGGGACGCGTCGTCGCCGTCGCGGGCGGGTTCGCGGGCGCGGCGAGCGTACGGGCGGCTCCGCCGGGACGTGAGGCCGGGGACGCCGAGGACGCGGGGGAGGGGACGTCGAACGGGTCGACGCGCGCGGATGCCCCGGCGCCCCAGGACCCCGCCGAGGAACCCGGCCGCCGTCACGCCCGTGCCGCCCTGACCGCGGCCCTGGCCCACCTCGGCGTCCCCCTCCCCCCGATCACCATTCACAGCGACATCGAGGCCGCCTTCGCCGGCGCCCCCGGCCACCCCGCCGCAGGGCTCGCCCTGATCGCTGGCACGGGATCCGTCGCCGCGCGCGTCGAGGGCCGCGTCCTCGTCGCGACCTCCGGCGGCGACGGCTGGCTCCTGGGCGACGAGGGCAGCGGCTTCTGGATCGGCCGCCGAGCGGTCCGCGCGGCCCTGCGAGCGGCGGACGGCCGGGGCGAGCCGACCACGCTGGTGACGTCCGTCGGCCGCGCACTGGGCATCCCGCAGGCCCTGCTGCCACCGCAGACCTCGGATCACCTCGCATCCCCGCACCCCTCCTCCCCCTGGCCCCTCTCCCACCGCGCCGCCTACCGCGCCCACCTCCTCCCCGCCGTGATGGAACGCCGCCCCACGGACCTCGCCGCACACGCCCCCCTGGTCACCCGCGCGGCCGACGACGGTGACGAGGTCGCCCGGCAGATCCTCCGGGAGGCCGCCGCCGCGCTGGTCGAGACGGTGGCCGCCCTCAGCCCACGGCCCGGTGAGCCGCTGGTCGTCACGGGCGGCCTCCTCGCCCCCGCCGGTCCCCTCCTCACCCCCCTCACCGAACACCTCGCCCCCCTCGGCCTCACCATCGCCCCCGTGACGGACGGCTCCGCCGGAGCGGTCGCCCTGGCGAGGCTCGCGGCGAAACGCTGA
- a CDS encoding glycoside hydrolase family 3 N-terminal domain-containing protein: MPTPLYQDPSAPTDSRVADLLSRMTLREKVGQLNQRMFGWNAYHRTPAGDFTLTEALREETARWEGLGAVYGLMRADAWSGVDHGTGPDAATSADLADLVQRHVLESSRLGIPALFVEEVPHGLMALDGTVLPVNLGVGATWDPELYERAAAHAAAELRARGGHVALVSALDIARDPRWGRTEECFGEDPHLAARLTEALVHGMQGHPGERFAEDKAPVVLKHLAGQGATTGGRNSAETELGRRELHEIHLPAARAGVRAGAAAFMSAYNEVDGLPCAGNRPLLTGLLRDTWGFDGLVMADGLAVDRLARITGDKLTAGALAVNAGVDMSLWDEGFTHLEEAVERGLVTVATLDAAVARVLRLKFRLGLFENPYTPRAALPDGRGISTDLARASLTLLHNDGVLPIPPDTRRIAVLGPHAATITHQLGDYTAPQREGATVLDALRRLAPALDVRHAKGCALTGDDRTGIPEAVAAAAASDLAVLVLGGSSARTPDTEFDANGAALQARDDMTCGEGVDLAHLRLGPAQHALLDAVTATGTPTAVVLVQGRPHAVPEAAERAGAVLSAWYPGPWGGDAIAEILLGLAEPRGRLPVSVPRSAAQLPVYYNHKDTEYGRYVDEDAEPLYGFGHGLAYTTFAFGTPEASGDTVRVDVTNTGTRHGRCVVQVYIRPLRTTVWPRTLELRAFQGVELAPGETRTVSTRLGADQLELVGADLEAFVPEETEIRVAASAREALSVVPLILRA, encoded by the coding sequence ATGCCGACCCCCCTCTACCAAGACCCCTCCGCCCCCACGGACTCCCGAGTCGCCGACCTTCTCTCCCGCATGACCCTGCGCGAGAAGGTCGGCCAGCTCAACCAGCGCATGTTCGGCTGGAACGCCTACCACCGCACCCCCGCCGGCGACTTCACCCTCACCGAGGCGCTGCGCGAGGAGACCGCCCGCTGGGAGGGCCTGGGCGCCGTGTACGGCCTGATGCGCGCGGACGCCTGGTCCGGCGTCGACCACGGCACCGGCCCCGACGCGGCGACCAGCGCGGACCTGGCCGACCTGGTGCAGCGGCACGTCCTGGAGAGCAGCCGCCTGGGCATCCCCGCCCTGTTCGTGGAGGAGGTCCCGCACGGCCTCATGGCCCTGGACGGCACGGTCCTGCCCGTGAACCTGGGCGTAGGCGCCACCTGGGACCCGGAGCTGTACGAGCGGGCCGCGGCGCACGCGGCGGCGGAACTGCGGGCGAGGGGCGGTCACGTCGCCCTGGTGTCGGCGCTGGACATCGCGCGAGACCCCCGCTGGGGCCGCACGGAGGAGTGCTTCGGCGAGGACCCCCACCTGGCAGCCCGCCTCACCGAAGCCCTGGTCCACGGCATGCAGGGCCACCCGGGGGAGAGGTTCGCCGAGGACAAGGCCCCGGTCGTCCTGAAGCACCTGGCCGGCCAGGGAGCCACCACCGGCGGCAGGAACTCCGCCGAGACCGAACTGGGCCGAAGGGAACTGCACGAGATCCACCTCCCGGCGGCCAGAGCGGGCGTACGGGCGGGCGCCGCGGCCTTCATGTCCGCGTACAACGAGGTCGACGGCCTCCCCTGCGCCGGCAACAGGCCCCTCCTGACCGGCCTGCTGAGGGACACGTGGGGTTTCGACGGCCTCGTCATGGCGGACGGCCTGGCCGTGGACCGCCTGGCCCGCATCACCGGCGACAAGCTCACCGCGGGCGCGCTCGCCGTCAACGCCGGTGTGGACATGAGCCTGTGGGACGAGGGCTTCACGCACCTGGAGGAGGCGGTGGAGCGGGGACTCGTCACCGTGGCCACCCTCGACGCGGCCGTCGCACGGGTCCTGCGCCTGAAGTTCCGCCTCGGCCTCTTCGAGAACCCCTACACCCCCCGCGCCGCCCTCCCCGACGGCCGTGGCATCAGCACCGACCTGGCCCGCGCTTCGCTCACCCTCCTGCACAACGACGGCGTCCTCCCGATCCCCCCGGACACCCGCCGCATCGCGGTCCTCGGCCCCCACGCGGCGACCATCACCCACCAGCTCGGCGACTACACGGCCCCCCAGCGCGAGGGCGCCACCGTCCTGGACGCCCTGCGCAGACTCGCGCCCGCCCTGGACGTGCGGCACGCGAAGGGCTGCGCCCTCACCGGCGACGACCGCACCGGCATCCCCGAGGCGGTCGCGGCGGCAGCCGCCTCCGACCTGGCCGTCCTCGTCCTCGGCGGCAGCAGCGCCCGCACCCCCGACACGGAGTTCGACGCGAACGGCGCCGCACTTCAGGCCCGCGACGACATGACGTGCGGCGAGGGCGTCGACCTCGCGCACCTGCGCCTGGGCCCCGCGCAGCACGCCCTGCTGGACGCGGTCACCGCGACCGGCACCCCGACGGCCGTCGTCCTGGTCCAGGGCCGCCCGCACGCCGTGCCCGAGGCGGCCGAGCGCGCCGGGGCCGTGCTGAGCGCCTGGTACCCGGGCCCGTGGGGCGGCGACGCGATCGCCGAGATCCTGCTCGGCCTCGCCGAACCGCGCGGCCGGCTCCCCGTCTCGGTGCCCCGCTCGGCGGCCCAACTCCCGGTCTACTACAACCACAAGGACACCGAGTACGGCCGCTACGTCGACGAGGACGCCGAGCCGCTGTACGGGTTCGGGCACGGCCTGGCGTACACGACGTTCGCGTTCGGGACTCCCGAGGCGAGCGGGGACACCGTCCGCGTGGACGTCACCAACACCGGTACCCGGCACGGCCGTTGCGTCGTCCAGGTCTACATCCGCCCCCTGCGCACCACCGTGTGGCCGCGCACCCTCGAACTGCGGGCGTTCCAGGGCGTGGAGCTGGCCCCCGGCGAGACCCGTACCGTCTCGACACGGCTCGGCGCCGACCAACTGGAGCTGGTCGGCGCCGACTTGGAGGCGTTCGTGCCGGAGGAGACCGAGATCAGGGTCGCCGCCTCCGCGCGGGAGGCGCTGAGCGTCGTCCCCCTGATCCTCAGAGCTTGA
- a CDS encoding carbohydrate ABC transporter permease gives MTTATAAAKPRRFVPRWRDYGRPRELIVRYLLLLFVLGITVGPLVWQFLSSLKGAGEDVFGAGATIFPRHPTLNAYRQVFDQVPVWTYIRNSMVVVVLSVGSQLLFSTLAGYMLSKPAWKGRGLVWVLLMASMMFPFESIMVSLFLSIRDLGLVDHLTGVWLPGFVAAINVLIMRAAFLAVPREIEDAAMLDGAGEWKRFRHLYLPSAYGALLVVTINTFISAWDDFLWPLIVLRTEDHFTLTLGLSRLQSSSFGYDQRLVMAGSVISVIPVLVLFIITQRWFYKGVSSGAVKL, from the coding sequence ATGACGACGGCCACCGCAGCCGCGAAGCCCCGGCGCTTCGTGCCGCGCTGGCGCGACTACGGCCGCCCGCGTGAACTCATCGTCCGCTACCTGCTGTTGCTGTTCGTCCTCGGCATCACCGTCGGCCCCCTCGTGTGGCAGTTCCTGTCGTCGCTGAAGGGCGCGGGCGAGGACGTGTTCGGCGCGGGCGCCACGATCTTCCCCCGGCATCCGACGCTCAACGCCTACCGGCAGGTCTTCGACCAGGTGCCGGTGTGGACGTACATCCGCAACAGCATGGTCGTCGTCGTGCTGTCGGTCGGCAGCCAGCTGCTGTTCTCCACCCTCGCCGGCTACATGCTCTCCAAGCCGGCCTGGAAGGGCCGGGGGCTGGTGTGGGTGCTGCTGATGGCGTCCATGATGTTCCCGTTCGAGTCGATCATGGTGTCGCTGTTCCTGAGCATCCGCGACCTCGGGCTCGTCGACCACCTCACCGGCGTCTGGCTGCCCGGCTTCGTCGCCGCCATCAACGTCCTCATCATGCGCGCCGCGTTCCTCGCGGTGCCGCGCGAGATCGAGGACGCGGCGATGCTGGACGGCGCGGGCGAGTGGAAGCGGTTCCGGCACCTGTACCTGCCGTCCGCGTACGGGGCGCTCCTCGTCGTCACCATCAACACGTTCATCAGCGCCTGGGACGACTTCCTGTGGCCGCTGATCGTGCTGCGCACCGAGGACCACTTCACGCTGACGCTGGGCCTCTCGCGTCTTCAGTCGTCGTCGTTCGGGTACGACCAGCGCCTGGTGATGGCGGGGTCCGTGATCTCGGTGATCCCGGTGCTGGTGCTGTTCATCATCACCCAGCGCTGGTTCTACAAGGGCGTCTCGTCGGGCGCGGTCAAGCTCTGA